A region of the Chromatiales bacterium 21-64-14 genome:
GCCGATATAGAGCACCCGGCGCTGCGGGTCGGCGGCGCCGTTGGTGTCCACCGGGGTGAGTTGTCGGATGGTGCCCACCTCCCGATCGGTGAATATTTCCTCCCGGTAGAGGTTATCCGGGTCCATCCGCCCCTCGGCTGCCTGCTCGTCGGAACCCATGGGTGTCGCCTCGCTGTGGGGTATCGCTCCAAGCCAGTAGGTTACCAGATCCGCCATCCGCCGCCGCGCCCTGGGGCGCGGCGGCGGCATTTCCGGTTCCCGGCGGAGTGGCGCCCCGGGCCGAAAACGGGCACAATGCGGCCCCGGTTTCCCCGCGGGACGGTCGTTCCCGGGGTGCGGGTGATTCCAGAAGAAGAGGACCAGCCATGAGATTGATTCTGCTCGGCGCCCCCGGTGCCGGTAAGGGTACCGCGGCGAAGATGCTGACGGCGTTGGACGGCTCGGTGCAGATCTCCACCGGAGACATCCTGCGCGGTGCCGTGCAGGCGGGCACCGAACTGGGCCGCAAGGCGCAGGAATATATGACACGTGGCGACCTGGTGCCGGATGCGCTCATCCTGGGCATCATGGAACACCGGCTGCAGGAACCCGACTGCGCCAAGGGATTTCTCCTGGACGGCTTCCCGCGCACCATCCCCCAGGCCGAGGCCCTGACAAAATTGCTCGACCAGCTCGGTATCCGCCTGGATGCGGCGGTGAACATCGACGTGCCCCGGGACGTGATCCTGGACCGCCTGACCACCCGTCGTACCTGTTCCAACACCAAGTGCCAGGCGATCTACAACGTCAAGTCCCGCCCGCCGAAGAAGGCGGGGGTCTGCGACAAGTGTGGCAGCCCGGTGATCCAGCGGGACGACGAGACCGAAGAGGCCATCGGGAAGCGGCTGGATACCTACAACGAGAAGACCGCGCCCCTGGTCGGATTCTACGAAAAGACCGGACAGTTGCTGAGTGTACGAACCACGTCCAGCGACGAAGTCGTGGCTGCCATCCGTAACCAGATCGGGATCTGACCCTGGCCCGGTGGATCCGGGGCACTCCCGCCCCGGATCCACCGGGGTTCCACGCGCCGCTCCCGCAACGTTGCGGACCCTCGTTTCCATCGGGTGCG
Encoded here:
- a CDS encoding adenylate kinase, with the translated sequence MRLILLGAPGAGKGTAAKMLTALDGSVQISTGDILRGAVQAGTELGRKAQEYMTRGDLVPDALILGIMEHRLQEPDCAKGFLLDGFPRTIPQAEALTKLLDQLGIRLDAAVNIDVPRDVILDRLTTRRTCSNTKCQAIYNVKSRPPKKAGVCDKCGSPVIQRDDETEEAIGKRLDTYNEKTAPLVGFYEKTGQLLSVRTTSSDEVVAAIRNQIGI